In one Arachis duranensis cultivar V14167 chromosome 9, aradu.V14167.gnm2.J7QH, whole genome shotgun sequence genomic region, the following are encoded:
- the LOC107465418 gene encoding uncharacterized protein LOC107465418, giving the protein MTTLENMVAAMQATVEALGQQMNNHGNDRSGAQGPMTLTTFLKVNPPKFKGTTSPTEVDTWFQAMERALQAQMEEFYKKYFPTSARTVKELELLQLKQGTMSVSEYTDKFKELFRFFRMCQWTPADYEEWKCIKYEGELQSDIFSSVGPMEIRTFSELVNKSRVVEECVKKGLDWLAENHVLLNCSAKSVYFMPEDT; this is encoded by the exons ATGACGACATTGGAGAACATGGTTGCTGCTATGCAGGCCACTGTAGAGGCTCTTGggcaacagatgaacaaccatggcaaTGACAGAAGTGGAGCTCAAGGCCCGATGACACTGACGACCTTCTTGAaagttaatccacctaagttcaagggaaccactAGCCCGACTGAAGTCGACACCTGGTTTCAGGCTatggagcgagcactgcaagcgcaAATG GAGGAGTTCTATAAAAAGTACTTTCCAACTTCTGCCAGGACAGTCAAGGAACTTGAGTTGctgcagctgaagcagggtactatgtccgtatctgagtatactgACAAATTTAAGGAGCTGTTTAGGTTTTTCCGTATGTGTCAGTGGACTCCGGCAGactatgaggaatggaagtgtattaagtatgaaggagaacTCCAGAGCGATATCTTTAgctcagtgggaccaatggagatcagaACTTTCTCCGAGTTGGTGAACAAGAGTAGGGTTGTTGAAGAATGTGTGAAAAAAG GACTGGACTGGTTAGCTGAGAACCATGTCCTGCTCAACTGTTCTGCAAaatcggtgtactttatgcctgAAGATAcatga